In Streptomyces ambofaciens ATCC 23877, a single genomic region encodes these proteins:
- a CDS encoding TetR/AcrR family transcriptional regulator codes for MTPNRHNNAGRPTASDNDTVLDAVRDCVLAVGVRRTTMTDVARRAGVSRMTLYRRWPDVRSLVGDLMTREWIAVATGAIPAPRPGVGTRSRVVEGLVTGIEAFRAHPLFRKIVDVDPELLLPYVLDRRGASQEALLELLADALGEGHADGSVRPAHPGRQARSVLLIVQSFALSLRTMTDEDDAELTSAALLAELRTILERTLTP; via the coding sequence ATGACGCCTAACCGTCACAACAATGCGGGCCGACCGACCGCCTCGGACAACGACACGGTGCTGGACGCCGTGCGCGACTGCGTGCTCGCCGTCGGGGTCCGCCGCACGACGATGACCGACGTCGCCCGCCGCGCCGGCGTCTCCCGGATGACGCTCTACCGGCGCTGGCCCGACGTGCGGTCCCTGGTCGGCGACCTGATGACCCGGGAGTGGATCGCGGTGGCCACCGGGGCCATCCCCGCCCCCCGGCCCGGTGTCGGCACGCGCTCGCGCGTCGTCGAGGGCCTGGTGACCGGGATCGAGGCGTTCCGTGCCCACCCGCTCTTCCGCAAGATCGTCGACGTCGACCCCGAGCTGCTCCTGCCCTACGTCCTCGACCGGCGCGGAGCGAGCCAGGAGGCCCTGCTGGAGCTGCTGGCCGACGCGCTCGGCGAGGGTCATGCCGACGGGTCGGTGCGCCCGGCCCACCCTGGACGGCAGGCGCGCTCGGTGCTGCTGATCGTCCAGTCCTTCGCGCTGTCGCTGCGGACCATGACCGACGAGGACGACGCCGAGCTGACCTCCGCGGCCCTCCTCGCGGAGCTGCGCACCATCCTGGAGAGGACCCTCACGCCATGA
- a CDS encoding DUF2264 domain-containing protein, which yields MSIPFELPTDDRVLSPYTGYTRAHWEAVADGLLWAAWRWSTPGCALLDLPGRPSRSGARSDGLEGFARTFLAAAFRVAGADGDDPHGWLERYARGLASGTRSPGRDDTESWPLILDHDVQGQPMVESASVALGLRLTAPWLWKHLDAGVQDRVEEWLRGALRHVPAPNNWYLFPYTVAGFLESVGRGDGETAAARERALELMEGWYQGEGWYADGDGRAFDHYNGWALHLYPVLDAHLAGDTGQAASRHGERLRTHLDGFAAMFGADGAPLHFGRSLTYRFAASAAVGLGAVTGHTPLTPGTSRRLASGSLRYFLERDALTDDGLLSLGWHGPHEATLQPYSGPASPYWASKAFVSLLAPAGHPLWTATEEAAPVEEADRVLALPAPGLLVQSTREDGIVRLHNHGSDHVRPHEGESAAEEDPHYGRQAYSTRTGPTAPANVADNHLSVQVGGRRSVRRRIHPLGAGQGDGWGWAASWHRPVFAGGPPMVPGLRVESVTVARGPYELRVHRVVGAPPGARLTQTGWATGPDEPLVSALHGLHGWHPGSETVRAPQGTAYAPWAELPRLSGDAGGTSLHACVAALSGEPGPLPAAEAVTEVTADGAGVEVLWADGGGRTRVSFGPVRVTHTVG from the coding sequence ATGAGCATCCCGTTCGAACTGCCCACCGACGACCGGGTGCTGAGCCCGTACACCGGTTACACCCGCGCCCACTGGGAGGCCGTGGCGGACGGGCTCCTGTGGGCGGCCTGGCGCTGGAGCACCCCCGGGTGCGCCCTGCTCGACCTGCCGGGCAGGCCCTCGCGGTCGGGAGCCCGTTCCGACGGTCTGGAGGGCTTCGCCCGGACGTTCCTCGCGGCGGCCTTCCGCGTCGCGGGTGCCGACGGCGACGACCCGCACGGCTGGCTGGAGCGGTACGCGCGCGGTCTGGCGTCGGGCACCCGCTCCCCCGGCCGCGACGACACCGAGTCCTGGCCGCTGATCCTCGACCACGACGTGCAGGGCCAGCCCATGGTCGAGTCGGCGTCGGTCGCACTCGGGCTGCGGCTGACCGCGCCCTGGCTGTGGAAGCACCTCGACGCGGGGGTACAGGACCGGGTGGAGGAGTGGCTGCGGGGGGCACTGCGGCACGTTCCGGCGCCGAACAACTGGTACCTGTTCCCGTACACGGTCGCCGGGTTCCTGGAGTCCGTCGGCCGCGGCGACGGCGAGACGGCCGCGGCCCGGGAGCGGGCGCTGGAGTTGATGGAGGGCTGGTATCAGGGCGAGGGCTGGTACGCCGACGGCGACGGCCGCGCCTTCGACCACTACAACGGCTGGGCGCTGCACCTCTACCCGGTGCTCGACGCCCATCTCGCGGGCGACACCGGTCAGGCCGCCTCCCGTCACGGGGAACGGCTGCGCACGCACCTCGACGGCTTCGCGGCGATGTTCGGCGCGGACGGCGCGCCGCTGCACTTCGGCCGCTCGCTCACGTACCGGTTCGCCGCCTCCGCCGCCGTGGGCCTGGGTGCGGTCACCGGGCACACGCCACTGACGCCGGGCACCTCCCGGCGGCTGGCCAGCGGCAGTCTGCGGTACTTCCTGGAGCGGGACGCGCTGACCGACGACGGGCTGCTCAGCCTCGGCTGGCACGGCCCTCACGAGGCCACCCTGCAGCCGTACTCCGGGCCGGCCTCCCCGTACTGGGCGTCGAAGGCGTTCGTGTCGCTCCTCGCCCCCGCCGGTCATCCCCTGTGGACGGCCACGGAGGAAGCCGCTCCGGTGGAGGAGGCAGACCGGGTACTGGCCCTGCCCGCGCCCGGGTTGCTGGTGCAGTCGACGCGCGAGGACGGGATCGTACGGCTGCACAACCACGGCAGCGACCATGTCCGGCCGCACGAGGGCGAGTCGGCCGCCGAGGAGGACCCGCACTACGGGCGGCAGGCCTACTCCACCCGGACGGGCCCCACGGCGCCGGCGAACGTCGCGGACAACCACCTGTCGGTCCAGGTCGGCGGCCGACGCAGTGTGCGCCGCCGCATCCACCCGCTCGGGGCGGGGCAGGGAGACGGCTGGGGCTGGGCGGCTTCCTGGCACCGGCCGGTCTTCGCCGGCGGCCCCCCGATGGTGCCCGGCCTGCGGGTGGAGAGCGTGACGGTGGCGCGGGGACCGTACGAGCTGCGGGTGCACCGGGTGGTCGGGGCTCCGCCCGGCGCCCGCCTCACGCAGACCGGATGGGCCACCGGCCCCGACGAGCCCCTGGTGTCGGCGCTGCACGGCCTGCACGGCTGGCACCCCGGGTCCGAGACCGTCCGCGCCCCGCAGGGCACCGCCTACGCGCCGTGGGCCGAGCTGCCCCGGCTGTCCGGCGACGCGGGCGGCACCTCCCTGCACGCGTGCGTGGCAGCGCTCAGCGGTGAGCCGGGGCCCCTTCCCGCGGCGGAGGCCGTCACGGAGGTCACCGCCGACGGGGCCGGCGTGGAGGTCCTCTGGGCGGACGGTGGCGGGCGCACCCGGGTCTCGTTCGGACCGGTGCGGGTGACGCACACGGTGGGCTAG
- a CDS encoding hydroxyacid dehydrogenase — MSPDAASAVLDPQSLGAFRRVCDLAPLPVLDDLSTPRARSVLADVDLLITGWGCPPLDADVLRAAPRLRAVVHTAGSVRGHVTDACWERGIEVSSAAAANALPVAEYTLAMILLTGKRVFERARDYRMSRTRGNWLRTPRSVGNHRRTVGILSASLIGRRVVELLRPHDFEILLHDPFVSDEEAAGLGVERVELPELFGRCDTVSVHTPLLPTTRGLVGRPLIDAMPADAVLINTSRGAVVDQDALTDALRAGRIRAVLDVTDPEALPADHPLWDCDNALITPHLAGSEGNEWRRLADLALAETTRWASGAGFLHPVRRERLAFLA, encoded by the coding sequence ATGTCCCCGGACGCCGCCTCGGCCGTCCTCGACCCGCAGTCCCTCGGCGCGTTCCGCCGGGTCTGCGACCTCGCGCCGCTCCCGGTGCTGGACGACCTGTCCACACCGCGGGCCCGGTCCGTGCTGGCCGACGTCGACCTGCTGATCACCGGCTGGGGATGTCCGCCGCTGGACGCGGACGTGCTGCGGGCGGCGCCCCGGCTGCGGGCCGTCGTGCACACGGCGGGCAGTGTCCGCGGGCATGTCACCGACGCGTGCTGGGAGCGGGGGATCGAGGTCTCCTCGGCCGCCGCCGCCAACGCGCTGCCGGTGGCCGAGTACACCCTCGCCATGATCCTCCTCACCGGCAAGCGGGTGTTCGAGCGCGCCCGCGACTACCGGATGTCCCGGACGCGCGGCAACTGGCTGCGCACCCCGCGCAGCGTCGGCAACCACCGCCGCACGGTGGGCATCCTGTCGGCCTCGCTGATCGGCCGCCGGGTCGTCGAACTGCTGCGACCGCACGACTTCGAGATCCTCCTGCACGATCCGTTCGTGAGTGACGAGGAGGCCGCCGGACTCGGTGTCGAACGCGTCGAGCTGCCCGAGCTGTTCGGCCGCTGCGACACCGTCAGCGTGCACACCCCGCTGCTGCCCACGACCCGCGGTCTGGTCGGCCGCCCGCTGATCGACGCGATGCCGGCCGACGCGGTGCTGATCAACACCTCGCGCGGGGCGGTCGTCGACCAGGACGCGCTCACCGACGCCCTCCGGGCGGGCCGGATCCGGGCGGTGCTGGACGTCACCGATCCCGAGGCGCTGCCGGCGGACCATCCGCTGTGGGACTGCGACAACGCGCTGATCACCCCGCACCTGGCCGGCTCCGAGGGCAACGAATGGCGCCGCCTGGCCGACCTCGCGCTCGCCGAGACGACCCGCTGGGCCTCCGGTGCCGGTTTCCTCCACCCCGTACGACGCGAAAGGCTGGCGTTCCTGGCATGA
- a CDS encoding glycerol-3-phosphate dehydrogenase/oxidase yields MSPTSSPAAGASLSAARRSRELTEAVGGPLVDVLVVGLGATGAGVALDAAARGLSVVAVDAHDLAFGTSRWSSKLIHGGLRYLASAQLDVAHESAVERGVLMERTAPHLVHAQPFVLPLTPLVSRGQAALAWAGFRAGDTLRLAARTARATLPAPRRLSAVETRHLAPALRSDRLRGGLLSWDGRLTDDARLVTALARTAAARGARVLTRVRALELTASGARVRDELTGEEGVVRARAVVNASGVWAGDLVEGIRIRPSRGTHLVLRSDRIGPLPAGLHVPVPGETNRFVLVLPQGDGRVYVGLTDEPVEGDVPDVPSVPESDVGFLLDVLGSVLDVPVRREDVVGAFAGLRPLLDTTPADRPGAGPRTADVSRRHAVLTSSEGVITVVGGKLTTYRRMAEDAVDAAVAARRLGAGPSPTAGLPLVGAAAPHVLAGLRAPRRLVRRYGTEALAVQALADGDARLGERVLPDHPVTGAELLWAVRHEGALDEADLLDRRTRIGLVPQDRAEALEAVRDLVGRTTAGRD; encoded by the coding sequence ATGAGCCCGACCAGCAGCCCCGCCGCCGGGGCCTCCCTGTCGGCCGCACGCCGCTCGCGCGAGCTGACCGAGGCCGTCGGCGGCCCCCTCGTGGACGTCCTGGTCGTCGGGCTCGGCGCGACCGGCGCCGGCGTGGCCCTGGACGCCGCGGCCCGCGGTCTGAGCGTCGTCGCGGTGGACGCCCACGACCTGGCCTTCGGCACCTCCCGCTGGAGCTCCAAGCTCATCCACGGGGGCCTGCGCTACCTCGCCTCCGCCCAGCTCGACGTCGCGCACGAGAGCGCGGTGGAGCGCGGCGTGCTGATGGAGCGCACGGCCCCGCACCTGGTGCACGCCCAGCCGTTCGTGCTGCCGCTGACGCCCCTGGTCTCCCGCGGCCAGGCCGCACTGGCGTGGGCCGGGTTCCGGGCCGGGGACACGCTGCGCCTGGCGGCGCGCACGGCCCGGGCCACGCTGCCCGCGCCGCGCCGGCTCTCCGCGGTGGAGACCCGGCACCTCGCTCCGGCGCTCCGCTCCGACCGGCTGCGCGGCGGTCTGCTGTCCTGGGACGGACGGCTCACCGACGACGCCCGGCTGGTGACCGCCCTCGCCCGGACCGCCGCCGCGCGCGGCGCCCGCGTCCTGACCCGCGTCCGGGCGCTGGAGTTGACCGCGTCCGGTGCCCGGGTGCGCGACGAACTCACCGGCGAGGAGGGTGTCGTACGCGCCCGCGCGGTCGTCAACGCCTCGGGGGTGTGGGCCGGTGACCTCGTGGAGGGCATCCGCATCCGGCCCTCCCGCGGCACCCACCTCGTCCTGCGCTCCGACCGGATCGGCCCGCTCCCCGCGGGCCTGCACGTGCCCGTCCCCGGCGAGACCAACCGCTTCGTCCTCGTCCTGCCCCAGGGCGACGGCCGCGTCTACGTCGGGCTGACCGACGAGCCCGTCGAGGGGGACGTCCCGGACGTGCCCTCGGTACCCGAGAGCGACGTCGGCTTCCTGCTCGACGTGCTCGGCTCCGTACTGGACGTGCCCGTCCGGCGCGAGGACGTGGTGGGTGCCTTCGCGGGGCTGCGTCCGCTGCTGGACACCACCCCCGCGGACCGGCCCGGCGCCGGTCCCCGCACGGCGGACGTCTCGCGCCGGCACGCCGTGCTCACCTCGTCGGAGGGCGTGATCACCGTCGTCGGCGGCAAGCTCACCACCTACCGGCGCATGGCCGAGGACGCCGTGGACGCCGCCGTCGCCGCCCGCCGGCTCGGCGCCGGCCCCTCCCCCACCGCCGGCCTGCCCCTGGTCGGGGCCGCCGCGCCGCACGTCCTGGCCGGGCTCCGGGCGCCGCGCCGTCTGGTACGGCGCTACGGCACCGAGGCACTCGCCGTCCAGGCCCTCGCCGACGGGGACGCCCGGCTCGGCGAGCGGGTCCTGCCGGACCACCCCGTCACCGGCGCCGAGCTGCTCTGGGCGGTGCGTCACGAGGGCGCGCTCGACGAGGCCGACCTGCTGGACCGGCGCACCCGCATCGGGCTGGTGCCGCAGGACCGCGCCGAGGCGCTGGAGGCCGTACGCGATCTCGTCGGCCGGACCACGGCCGGCCGGGACTGA
- a CDS encoding diacylglycerol kinase family protein has product MRQFTAVVNPTAGGATSAAALLGVARLLREAGAGLETEYSRSLPHARELARRAGQRGRVVLAVGGDGMAGGIGGALSGTGALLGLVPAGRGNDFARALELPTGPSELAALLLRGEPRSVDTIEVTSAVHDRTVVLGSVYAGVDALANHHANNARLLRGTASYYAGALRAVAGWRATRYRVTVDGAEHAFTGYTVVAANSGYYGFNRLIAPSARVDDGLLEVVMIHEAPRRLFFTLMNELGTGTHVRRPQVRVLRGREVRIEADRSVPYGADGEVEAVLPVTARVLPGALRVLAP; this is encoded by the coding sequence ATGCGACAGTTCACCGCCGTCGTCAACCCCACCGCGGGCGGCGCCACCTCGGCCGCCGCCCTGCTGGGGGTGGCCCGGCTGCTGCGGGAGGCGGGCGCGGGGCTGGAGACCGAGTACAGCCGCAGCCTCCCGCACGCACGGGAACTCGCCCGGCGGGCCGGGCAGCGGGGCCGGGTCGTGCTCGCCGTCGGCGGCGACGGCATGGCCGGCGGGATCGGCGGTGCCCTCAGCGGCACCGGGGCCCTGCTCGGACTGGTCCCGGCCGGCCGCGGCAACGACTTCGCCCGCGCCCTGGAACTGCCCACCGGGCCGTCCGAACTCGCCGCGCTCCTGCTGCGCGGCGAGCCCCGCTCCGTCGACACCATCGAGGTCACCTCGGCCGTCCACGACCGCACCGTCGTGCTCGGCAGCGTCTACGCCGGTGTCGACGCGCTCGCCAACCACCACGCCAACAACGCGCGTCTGCTGCGCGGCACGGCCTCCTACTACGCGGGCGCGCTGCGGGCCGTGGCCGGCTGGCGCGCGACGCGTTACCGGGTCACCGTCGACGGGGCGGAGCACGCGTTCACCGGCTACACGGTGGTGGCCGCCAACTCCGGCTACTACGGCTTCAACCGCCTGATCGCCCCCTCCGCCCGGGTGGACGACGGCCTGCTGGAGGTCGTGATGATCCACGAGGCGCCGCGACGGCTGTTCTTCACCCTCATGAACGAACTGGGGACGGGCACCCACGTCCGCAGGCCCCAGGTCCGGGTCCTGCGGGGCCGTGAAGTCCGTATCGAGGCCGACCGGTCCGTTCCCTACGGCGCCGACGGCGAGGTCGAGGCCGTTCTCCCCGTCACGGCCCGCGTACTGCCCGGCGCACTGCGGGTCCTGGCCCCTTAG
- a CDS encoding FAD-binding oxidoreductase, translating into MDMLWNGWGDPARATPLPDTVTGLLRELLGVQPREAAAVPLEEIDVPASPLDEVARRALEDAVGGPGHVRTDAEARIRHTRGKSTPDLLRMRAGDTADTPAAVVLPAAHEEVLAVLEACAAHGLALVPFGGGTSVVGGLAPTRRGGFVALDLRRMNRLLDLDETSRTATLQPGLRAPEAEALLAERGYTLGHFPQSYEWATIGGFAATRSSGQASAGYGRFDEMVLGLTLATPAGTLDTGRAPRSAAGPDLRQLVMGSEGAFGVITSVTVRVRPVPRVRRYEGWRFTSFEEGAAALRRLAQDGPRPTVLRLSDETETLIGLAQPDAIGASLARQDAGCLAVVGFEGTEEDTTHRRAGAADVLRACGGVLVGTEPGERWAHGRYSAPYLRDSLLEAGALAETLETATYWSRVPALYAAVRDALTGALTGAGTPPLVMCHISHVYENGASLYFTVVSAQGDDAVAHWTRAKHAANEAILAAGGTITHHHGVGTDHRDWYAREAGALGIEALRAVKRSLDPAGLLSPGVLLPAD; encoded by the coding sequence ATGGACATGCTGTGGAACGGCTGGGGCGACCCGGCCAGGGCGACGCCACTGCCCGACACGGTGACCGGGCTGCTGCGCGAGCTGCTCGGCGTGCAGCCCCGCGAGGCGGCCGCCGTACCGCTGGAAGAGATCGACGTGCCCGCCTCGCCGCTGGACGAGGTCGCCCGCCGTGCGCTGGAGGACGCCGTCGGCGGCCCCGGACACGTGCGTACGGACGCCGAGGCCCGCATCCGGCACACCCGCGGCAAGTCCACCCCCGACCTGCTGCGGATGCGGGCCGGCGACACCGCAGACACGCCGGCCGCCGTCGTCCTCCCGGCCGCCCACGAAGAGGTGCTCGCCGTACTGGAGGCGTGCGCCGCGCACGGTCTGGCGCTGGTCCCCTTCGGCGGCGGCACCTCCGTCGTCGGCGGCCTCGCCCCCACCCGGCGCGGCGGCTTCGTCGCCCTCGACCTGCGCCGCATGAACCGCCTGCTCGACCTCGACGAGACCTCCCGCACCGCCACCCTGCAACCGGGTCTGCGCGCACCCGAGGCCGAGGCGCTCCTCGCCGAGCGGGGCTACACGCTCGGCCACTTCCCCCAGTCCTACGAGTGGGCCACCATCGGCGGCTTCGCCGCGACCCGCTCCAGCGGCCAGGCCTCCGCCGGCTACGGACGCTTCGACGAGATGGTGCTGGGTCTCACGCTCGCCACCCCCGCGGGCACCCTCGACACCGGCCGCGCCCCGCGCTCGGCGGCCGGCCCCGACCTGCGCCAGCTCGTCATGGGCTCGGAGGGCGCCTTCGGCGTCATCACCTCGGTCACCGTGCGGGTGCGGCCCGTGCCGCGGGTCCGCCGCTACGAGGGCTGGCGCTTCACCTCCTTCGAGGAGGGTGCCGCAGCCCTGCGCCGCCTCGCCCAGGACGGACCGCGCCCCACGGTGCTGCGGCTGTCCGACGAGACCGAGACGCTGATCGGCCTCGCCCAGCCCGACGCCATCGGCGCCTCCCTCGCCCGGCAGGACGCCGGGTGCCTGGCGGTCGTCGGCTTCGAGGGCACGGAGGAGGACACCACGCACCGCCGCGCGGGGGCCGCCGACGTGCTGCGCGCCTGCGGCGGCGTCCTCGTCGGCACCGAACCGGGGGAGCGCTGGGCCCACGGCCGCTACTCGGCCCCGTACCTGCGCGACTCCCTGCTCGAGGCGGGGGCGCTCGCCGAGACCCTGGAGACGGCGACCTACTGGTCCCGCGTCCCCGCGCTGTACGCCGCCGTCCGCGACGCGCTCACCGGCGCCCTCACCGGCGCCGGCACCCCGCCCCTGGTGATGTGCCACATCTCGCACGTCTACGAGAACGGTGCCTCGTTGTACTTCACCGTCGTCTCGGCGCAGGGGGACGACGCGGTGGCGCACTGGACACGGGCCAAGCACGCGGCCAACGAGGCGATCCTCGCCGCGGGCGGCACCATCACCCACCACCACGGGGTCGGCACCGACCACCGCGACTGGTACGCGCGGGAGGCGGGCGCCCTCGGGATCGAGGCGCTGCGGGCCGTCAAGCGGAGCCTGGACCCCGCCGGACTGCTCAGCCCCGGGGTGCTGCTGCCCGCGGACTGA
- a CDS encoding catalase, translating to MSEANPLKRVAHKVTETLQGEGGGPADGIPGKPGPQSPPVAEPTEPREPLPPKPDQSGPDTVSPTGQPTGADQARVAQSGAYLTNAQGTRLYDTDHSLKAGPRGPVLLQDHHLREKIMHFDHERIPERVVHARGAGAHGVFQSYGTAASVTKAGFLAADVETPVFVRFSTVVGSRGSADTVRDTRGFATKFYTSEGVFDLVGNNIPVFFIQDAIKFPDVVHAAKPHPDREIPQAQSAHDTFWDFVSLHTEATHHTIFFMGDRGIPRSYRMMEGFGVHTFRLVNAEGGTTLVKFHWKPKLGVHSLVWDEAQLINGVDPDFHRRDLADAIEAGAYPQWELGIQTFPDTPDQTFEGIDLLDPTNLVPEELAPVQPIGLLTLNRNPSNFFAETEQVAFHVGHLVPGIDVTDDPLLAGRLFSYLDTQITRLGGPNFPQLPINRPQAPVNDMLRDGMHQTAVHRGVAPYRPNSLDGGCPFTAGADAGAFMEAPVRIPEATKVREAPESFADHFSQPRRFWLSMSPVEREHIIGAYTFELGKCYEQAIRERTLQVLANIDPELCAGVAEGLGLPAPQPTVPLADVEPSPALSQVGGVWPTEGRVVGIVTGGADLEGVTAVREAVLNAGMVPLVVAPTGGTIGSGDGALTVQRSYVTARSVEFDAVLLAGTPDMGGDAHTPRDYKAAPTPAVPGTIDPRVSLLVAEAFRHGKAIGVWAGGEAALDASGVPADAPGVVVADSGTAALEQVTQLMGSHRVWERFTTPRG from the coding sequence ATGAGCGAGGCCAACCCCCTCAAGCGGGTAGCCCACAAGGTCACCGAGACCCTGCAGGGCGAGGGTGGCGGGCCGGCGGACGGTATCCCCGGCAAGCCGGGGCCCCAGTCGCCCCCCGTCGCCGAACCCACCGAACCGCGGGAGCCGCTTCCCCCGAAGCCGGACCAGAGCGGCCCGGACACCGTGTCGCCGACCGGCCAGCCCACGGGAGCCGACCAGGCCCGAGTGGCGCAGTCCGGGGCCTACCTGACGAACGCTCAGGGCACCAGGCTGTACGACACCGACCACTCGCTGAAGGCCGGTCCGCGCGGGCCCGTACTGCTGCAGGACCACCACCTGCGCGAGAAGATCATGCACTTCGACCACGAGCGCATCCCGGAGCGTGTGGTGCACGCCCGCGGCGCGGGTGCGCACGGCGTCTTCCAGAGCTACGGCACGGCGGCCTCCGTGACCAAGGCCGGGTTCCTCGCCGCGGACGTGGAGACGCCGGTGTTCGTGCGGTTCTCCACGGTGGTCGGCTCGCGGGGGTCGGCGGACACCGTCCGGGACACCCGCGGTTTCGCGACGAAGTTCTACACCAGTGAGGGCGTCTTCGACCTGGTCGGCAACAACATCCCGGTCTTCTTCATCCAGGACGCCATCAAATTCCCGGACGTGGTGCACGCCGCGAAGCCGCACCCCGACCGGGAGATCCCGCAGGCGCAGAGCGCGCACGACACCTTCTGGGACTTCGTCTCCCTGCACACCGAGGCGACCCACCACACCATCTTCTTCATGGGCGACCGCGGCATCCCGCGCTCCTACCGGATGATGGAGGGCTTCGGCGTCCACACCTTCCGGCTGGTCAACGCCGAGGGCGGCACGACGCTGGTGAAGTTCCACTGGAAGCCCAAGCTGGGCGTGCACTCGCTGGTGTGGGACGAGGCGCAGCTCATCAACGGCGTCGATCCGGACTTCCACCGCCGGGACCTCGCCGACGCCATCGAGGCGGGCGCCTACCCGCAGTGGGAGCTGGGCATCCAGACCTTCCCGGACACCCCGGACCAGACCTTCGAGGGCATCGACCTGCTGGACCCGACGAACCTGGTCCCCGAGGAGCTCGCGCCCGTACAGCCCATCGGGCTGCTGACGCTCAACCGCAACCCGTCGAACTTCTTCGCCGAGACCGAGCAGGTCGCCTTCCACGTCGGTCACCTGGTGCCCGGGATCGACGTCACCGACGACCCGCTGCTCGCCGGGCGGTTGTTCTCGTACCTGGACACGCAGATCACGCGCCTGGGCGGCCCCAACTTCCCGCAGCTGCCCATCAACCGGCCCCAGGCGCCGGTCAACGACATGCTGCGCGACGGCATGCACCAGACCGCCGTGCACCGCGGGGTGGCGCCCTACCGGCCCAACTCGCTCGACGGCGGCTGCCCGTTCACCGCCGGGGCCGACGCGGGCGCCTTCATGGAGGCGCCGGTCCGCATCCCGGAGGCGACCAAGGTGCGGGAGGCTCCGGAGTCGTTCGCCGACCACTTCAGCCAGCCCCGCCGCTTCTGGCTGAGCATGAGCCCGGTGGAGCGCGAGCACATCATCGGCGCCTACACCTTCGAGCTCGGCAAGTGCTACGAGCAGGCCATCAGGGAGCGGACGCTCCAGGTCCTGGCCAACATCGACCCCGAGCTGTGCGCGGGCGTCGCCGAGGGCCTCGGCCTGCCGGCCCCGCAGCCGACCGTGCCGCTGGCCGACGTCGAGCCCAGCCCGGCGCTGTCCCAGGTCGGCGGAGTCTGGCCGACCGAGGGCCGGGTCGTGGGCATCGTGACCGGCGGGGCCGATCTGGAGGGCGTCACGGCGGTGCGGGAGGCGGTGCTGAACGCGGGGATGGTGCCGCTGGTCGTGGCGCCGACCGGCGGCACCATCGGCTCGGGCGACGGGGCGCTGACCGTGCAGCGCAGCTATGTCACCGCCCGGTCCGTCGAGTTCGACGCCGTACTGCTGGCCGGGACGCCCGACATGGGCGGCGACGCCCACACCCCGCGGGACTACAAGGCGGCTCCGACCCCCGCGGTGCCGGGGACGATCGACCCGCGGGTGAGCCTGCTGGTGGCGGAGGCGTTCCGCCACGGCAAGGCGATCGGCGTCTGGGCGGGCGGCGAGGCCGCGCTCGACGCGTCGGGTGTGCCCGCCGACGCGCCCGGCGTGGTGGTCGCCGACTCCGGCACCGCGGCCCTGGAGCAGGTCACGCAGCTGATGGGCTCCCACCGGGTGTGGGAACGCTTCACCACCCCGCGAGGCTGA
- a CDS encoding STAS domain-containing protein, whose product MADIEGAAVPERLLITRTTTGDGVGIVVLAGEVDLDGSSQLRDVLLSCVQSAPGTVVDFGEVGFLDSSGINVLITAHRAAEARGVWFRIAAPQHAVERVLQLVGVDTLIGCFPTVEQALAA is encoded by the coding sequence GTGGCGGACATCGAGGGAGCGGCAGTACCGGAGCGGCTGCTGATCACCCGTACCACCACGGGCGACGGTGTCGGCATCGTCGTCCTCGCCGGTGAGGTCGATCTCGACGGCAGCAGTCAGCTCCGCGACGTCCTGCTGTCCTGTGTGCAGTCGGCGCCGGGCACGGTGGTCGACTTCGGCGAGGTGGGCTTCCTGGACTCCAGCGGGATCAACGTGCTCATCACCGCCCACCGGGCCGCGGAGGCCCGTGGCGTCTGGTTCCGGATCGCCGCGCCGCAGCACGCGGTGGAGCGGGTGCTGCAGCTCGTGGGAGTCGACACGCTCATCGGCTGCTTCCCGACCGTCGAGCAGGCCCTGGCCGCCTGA